One window of Cryobacterium arcticum genomic DNA carries:
- the gatC gene encoding Asp-tRNA(Asn)/Glu-tRNA(Gln) amidotransferase subunit GatC: MSEITAEQVAHLANLARIDLSSAEIDRLTIELGQIVDSVAKVAQVATPDVPATSHPMPLTNVFRDDVVVPSLTVDQALSGAPDRAGDKFRVPAILDEE, translated from the coding sequence ATGTCTGAAATCACGGCCGAGCAGGTGGCCCATCTGGCCAACCTCGCCCGGATCGACCTCAGCTCGGCTGAAATCGATCGCCTGACGATCGAACTCGGTCAGATCGTCGACTCCGTCGCCAAGGTCGCCCAGGTCGCCACCCCCGACGTGCCGGCGACCAGCCACCCGATGCCCCTGACGAACGTCTTCCGTGACGACGTCGTGGTGCCCTCGCTCACGGTCGACCAGGCGCTGTCCGGCGCCCCCGACCGCGCCGGCGACAAATTCCGGGTGCCCGCCATCCTGGACGAGGAGTAA
- the gatA gene encoding Asp-tRNA(Asn)/Glu-tRNA(Gln) amidotransferase subunit GatA, whose protein sequence is MTNLINQTAAALAALLADGSVSSVDVTRAHLDHIDAVEPDVHAFLHVARDAALATAARVDARRAAGEKLGPLAGVPIAIKDVLATLDMPSTAGSKILEGWIPPYDATVVKRIRDADLIPLGKTNMDEFAMGSSTEHSAYGPTHNPWDLDRIPGGSGGGSAAAVAAFEAPLALGSDTGGSIRQPAAVTGSVGVKPTYGGVSRYGAIALASSLDQVGPVTRTVLDAALLHDVIGGHDPLDSTSLTDAWPSMTAAAQAGLKDGALKGVRVGVIKELNGAGFQAGVKQRFEETLALLSAAGAIVSEVSAPNFEYAVSAYYLILPAEASSNLARFDSVRFGIRVNPEDGPLTSERVMAATRDAGFGDEVKRRIILGTYALSAGYYDAYYGSAQKVRTLIQRDFAAAFDQVDLLVSPTAPTTAFKFGEKMDDPMAMYLNDITTIPANLAGIPGMSLPMGLAPEDGLPVGLQVMAPARADARLYTFGAAVEQLLEAQWGHTLLSQAPQLAHTEMFATEGGAV, encoded by the coding sequence GTGACCAACCTCATCAACCAGACCGCCGCCGCCCTGGCCGCCCTGCTCGCCGACGGCTCGGTCAGTTCCGTCGACGTCACCCGCGCGCACCTCGACCACATCGACGCCGTCGAACCCGACGTGCACGCGTTCCTGCACGTGGCCCGCGACGCTGCCCTGGCCACCGCCGCCCGGGTAGATGCCCGCCGTGCGGCCGGCGAGAAGCTCGGGCCCCTGGCCGGCGTGCCGATCGCCATCAAGGACGTGCTCGCCACCCTCGACATGCCCTCCACCGCCGGATCGAAGATCCTCGAAGGCTGGATCCCGCCGTACGACGCCACCGTCGTCAAGCGCATCCGCGACGCCGACCTCATTCCCCTGGGCAAGACCAACATGGACGAGTTCGCGATGGGCTCCTCCACCGAACACTCCGCCTACGGCCCCACCCACAACCCCTGGGACCTCGACCGGATCCCCGGCGGCTCCGGCGGCGGCTCGGCCGCGGCCGTCGCCGCCTTCGAGGCGCCCCTCGCACTCGGCAGCGACACCGGCGGGTCCATCCGCCAGCCCGCCGCCGTCACCGGATCCGTCGGCGTCAAGCCCACCTATGGCGGGGTGTCCCGCTACGGCGCGATCGCTCTGGCCTCCTCGCTCGACCAGGTCGGCCCCGTCACCCGCACGGTGCTCGACGCCGCGCTGCTGCACGACGTGATCGGCGGCCACGACCCGCTCGACTCCACCTCCCTCACGGATGCCTGGCCGTCCATGACCGCCGCGGCCCAGGCTGGCCTGAAGGACGGCGCCCTGAAGGGCGTGCGTGTCGGCGTGATCAAGGAGCTCAACGGCGCCGGCTTCCAGGCCGGGGTCAAGCAGCGCTTCGAGGAGACCCTGGCGCTGCTCTCCGCCGCCGGCGCCATCGTCAGCGAGGTGAGCGCCCCGAACTTCGAGTACGCGGTCTCGGCCTACTACCTGATCCTGCCGGCCGAGGCGTCCAGCAACCTGGCCCGCTTCGACTCGGTGCGCTTCGGCATCCGCGTCAACCCGGAAGACGGCCCGCTCACCAGCGAGCGCGTCATGGCCGCCACCCGCGACGCCGGATTCGGCGACGAGGTCAAGCGCCGCATCATCCTGGGCACCTACGCTCTCAGCGCCGGCTACTACGACGCCTACTACGGCAGCGCCCAGAAGGTGCGCACGCTCATCCAGCGTGACTTCGCCGCCGCGTTCGACCAGGTCGACCTGCTCGTCTCACCGACCGCGCCGACCACGGCGTTCAAGTTCGGCGAGAAGATGGACGACCCGATGGCGATGTACCTCAACGACATCACCACCATCCCGGCCAACCTCGCCGGCATCCCCGGCATGAGCCTGCCGATGGGCCTCGCGCCCGAAGACGGCCTGCCCGTCGGCCTGCAGGTGATGGCCCCCGCCCGCGCGGATGCCCGCCTGTACACGTTCGGCGCCGCCGTCGAGCAGCTGCTCGAGGCGCAGTGGGGGCACACCCTGCTCAGCCAGGCGCCCCAGCTGGCCCACACCGAAATGTTCGCAACCGAAGGGGGCGCCGTCTGA
- the gatB gene encoding Asp-tRNA(Asn)/Glu-tRNA(Gln) amidotransferase subunit GatB, translated as MAKAELMDYDKALELFEPVLGFEVHVELNTKTKMFCGCANEFGSGANTNTCPTCLGLPGGLPQVNRQAIESSIRLGLALGCEIAETSRFARKNYFYPDTAKNFQTSQYDEPIAFNGQLTIELESGRQVTVDIERAHMEDDAGKLTHMGGAAGRIQGADYSLVDYNRGGVPLVEIVTQMIEGAEADAPEIGKTYVAAIREIVKALGVSNARMEEGNVRCDANVSLRPRGSNILGTRTETKNVNSLRSVERAVRYEIQRQAALLTAGGTITQETRHWHEDTGVTSAGRPKSDADDYRYFPEPDLVPVAPSRAWVEELRATLPEPPAARRKRLQADWGFVNLEFQDVVNSDLLDVLEATIAAGAPAQAARKWWTGEIARLANAAGVSAESLVTPVQVAALIELITDGTLTDRLARQVLEGVIAGEGTPSEVVASRGLAVVSDDGPLVIAIDEALASQPDVLAKIRDGKVQAAGAVIGAVMKAMRGQADAARVRELVLERAVSTSAESAQEPAE; from the coding sequence ATGGCGAAAGCCGAATTGATGGACTACGACAAGGCCCTCGAACTGTTCGAGCCGGTGCTCGGCTTCGAGGTGCACGTCGAACTCAACACCAAGACCAAGATGTTCTGCGGCTGCGCCAACGAGTTCGGCTCCGGCGCCAACACCAACACCTGCCCCACCTGCCTCGGCCTGCCCGGCGGGCTGCCGCAGGTGAACCGCCAGGCCATCGAATCGTCGATCCGCTTGGGGCTGGCGCTCGGCTGCGAGATCGCCGAGACCAGCCGGTTCGCCCGCAAGAACTACTTCTACCCCGACACCGCGAAGAACTTCCAGACCTCGCAGTACGACGAGCCGATCGCGTTCAACGGCCAGCTCACCATCGAACTGGAGAGCGGCCGCCAGGTCACGGTCGACATCGAGCGCGCCCACATGGAGGACGACGCCGGCAAGCTCACCCACATGGGCGGCGCGGCCGGACGCATCCAGGGCGCCGACTACTCGCTGGTGGATTACAACCGCGGCGGCGTGCCGCTGGTGGAGATCGTCACCCAGATGATCGAGGGCGCCGAAGCCGACGCCCCGGAGATCGGCAAGACCTACGTCGCCGCCATCCGTGAGATCGTCAAGGCGCTCGGCGTCTCCAACGCGCGCATGGAAGAGGGCAACGTGCGCTGCGACGCGAACGTGTCCCTCCGCCCGCGCGGCTCGAACATCCTCGGCACCCGCACCGAGACCAAGAACGTCAACTCGCTGCGCAGCGTCGAACGCGCCGTGCGTTACGAGATCCAGCGCCAGGCGGCGCTGCTCACCGCTGGCGGCACGATCACACAGGAGACCCGGCACTGGCACGAGGACACCGGCGTCACCTCCGCCGGCCGGCCCAAGAGCGACGCCGACGACTACCGCTACTTCCCCGAGCCCGACCTGGTGCCCGTCGCCCCGTCACGCGCCTGGGTCGAAGAGCTGCGCGCCACCCTGCCCGAGCCGCCCGCGGCCCGCCGCAAGCGCCTGCAGGCCGACTGGGGTTTCGTGAACCTCGAGTTCCAGGACGTCGTCAACTCCGACCTCCTCGACGTTCTGGAGGCCACCATTGCCGCCGGCGCGCCCGCCCAGGCCGCCCGCAAATGGTGGACCGGCGAGATCGCCCGCCTGGCCAACGCCGCCGGCGTCTCCGCCGAGAGCCTGGTCACTCCCGTGCAGGTCGCCGCGCTGATCGAGCTGATCACCGACGGCACCCTCACCGACCGCCTGGCGCGCCAGGTGCTCGAGGGCGTCATCGCGGGGGAGGGCACGCCCAGCGAGGTCGTCGCCAGCCGGGGACTCGCCGTCGTGAGCGATGACGGACCCCTCGTCATCGCCATCGACGAGGCGCTCGCCTCGCAGCCCGACGTGCTCGCCAAGATCCGCGACGGCAAGGTTCAAGCCGCCGGCGCTGTCATCGGCGCGGTCATGAAGGCCATGCGCGGCCAGGCGGATGCCGCCAGGGTGCGCGAACTCGTGCTCGAACGAGCCGTGTCGACATCGGCCGAGTCCGCACAGGAGCCGGCCGAATAA
- a CDS encoding alpha/beta hydrolase: MTASLALVGVGGTAAVPEYSAIGASALGSPALGSSEFGASDLGVQEAVAARLSDRQGDVGSAPLWAQLEVQSAASVDIDLTTLRSMTGPNLLVGMSQLPLADLATFAADFPTHIDALLAAPPQAAVVTAWWTMLDSTQRATLTAATPQLVGNLDGVPLAQRSRANESFLRDSLAEAERALDGVLSATERSRLSSQVAMLNQVAEALHASEDGPKRSLVLLDTTGSGRAAIALGNPDTADYIGYLVPGMNYQVEPQIVNWTTVADDLYREQAAVLADGAAERTTPAPTVVTASVLLGVASAVASVSPAAAPAAAPTIATIAWIGYEAPDLFSVGGLDRAEAGANFLETSWAGVRATRGGDQPFVSVFAHSYGSTVALLALANGSVEVDALVVVGSPGSAIQSAAKLKVTGENVFVGKADWDPAVNSAFFGSDPGAASYGARVLGVRGGTDARTGKTLAGSLGHNDYFTPGSESLHNMALIGTDNAELATDDIE, from the coding sequence GTGACTGCCTCGCTCGCCCTGGTCGGGGTGGGCGGGACCGCAGCCGTGCCCGAATACTCCGCGATCGGCGCCTCCGCACTCGGGTCGCCCGCACTCGGTTCGTCCGAGTTCGGCGCCTCCGACCTCGGTGTGCAGGAGGCCGTCGCCGCACGCCTCTCCGACCGTCAGGGAGATGTCGGGTCGGCGCCGTTATGGGCCCAACTCGAGGTGCAGTCCGCCGCGTCGGTCGATATCGACCTGACCACCCTGCGCTCGATGACGGGGCCGAACCTGCTCGTCGGCATGTCCCAGTTGCCCCTCGCGGACCTGGCCACCTTCGCGGCCGACTTCCCCACCCACATCGACGCGCTCCTGGCCGCCCCACCACAGGCCGCCGTCGTGACGGCGTGGTGGACCATGCTGGACTCCACCCAGCGGGCCACCCTCACGGCCGCGACGCCGCAGCTCGTCGGGAACCTCGACGGCGTGCCCCTTGCGCAACGGAGCCGGGCGAACGAGAGCTTCCTCCGCGACTCGCTGGCCGAAGCCGAACGTGCCCTGGACGGCGTCCTGTCCGCCACCGAACGCAGCCGGCTGTCCAGCCAGGTGGCCATGCTCAACCAGGTGGCCGAGGCACTGCACGCCAGCGAGGACGGGCCCAAGCGCAGCCTGGTCCTGCTCGACACCACGGGATCCGGCCGGGCCGCCATCGCGCTGGGCAACCCCGACACCGCCGACTACATCGGCTACCTCGTGCCCGGCATGAACTATCAGGTGGAACCCCAGATCGTGAACTGGACCACCGTGGCCGACGACCTCTACCGCGAGCAGGCCGCCGTGCTGGCCGACGGCGCTGCCGAGCGCACCACCCCGGCACCCACCGTCGTGACTGCATCGGTGCTCCTCGGCGTCGCATCCGCCGTCGCATCCGTGTCGCCGGCCGCCGCCCCGGCCGCCGCACCCACGATCGCCACGATCGCGTGGATCGGTTACGAGGCGCCCGACCTGTTCTCCGTCGGCGGCCTCGACCGGGCCGAGGCCGGTGCGAACTTCCTCGAAACCTCCTGGGCCGGTGTGCGCGCCACCCGCGGAGGCGATCAGCCGTTCGTGTCCGTGTTCGCGCACTCGTACGGGTCGACGGTGGCCCTCCTCGCCCTGGCGAACGGGTCGGTCGAGGTGGACGCCCTCGTCGTGGTCGGTTCCCCGGGCAGCGCGATCCAGTCCGCGGCCAAGCTCAAGGTGACCGGCGAGAACGTCTTCGTCGGCAAGGCCGACTGGGACCCGGCCGTGAACTCGGCGTTCTTCGGCAGCGACCCCGGCGCCGCGTCCTACGGCGCCCGGGTGCTCGGCGTGCGCGGCGGCACCGACGCTCGCACCGGCAAAACGCTGGCCGGATCGCTCGGCCACAACGACTATTTCACCCCCGGCAGCGAGTCACTGCACAACATGGCATTGATCGGCACGGACAACGCGGAACTGGCCACCGACGACATTGAATAG
- a CDS encoding NAD-dependent epimerase/dehydratase family protein — protein MRFLILGGTAWLGGTIATAARHHGHQVTCLARGETGSAPDGVRFVTGDRTRPDAYDSVTAEDWDVVVDVSRQPGQVASAVAALQERAGSYTFVSSGNVYAETATPGGLESAELVGALAADVMEDMESYGEAKVACEQRVLEGFGTERSLILRSGLIGGPGDISDRSGYWPARFAQPATADGSVLVPDVPGLLTQLLDVRDLAEWIVDAAEDGTRGVYNVAGETVSLVEYLAVARFVAGHTARVVGVDPHWLLEHEVEPWSGPRSLPLWLPLPEYAGFSARDTSAARNAGLVTRPLADTLADTLRWERQRVINGPRRAGLSDADEVALLAALAA, from the coding sequence ATGCGATTCCTCATCCTGGGCGGAACGGCCTGGCTCGGCGGCACCATCGCGACGGCCGCGCGGCATCACGGACACCAGGTCACCTGCCTGGCCCGGGGCGAGACCGGCAGCGCGCCCGACGGCGTCCGGTTCGTGACCGGAGACCGCACCCGGCCGGACGCCTATGACTCCGTGACCGCCGAAGACTGGGATGTGGTCGTGGACGTGTCGCGGCAGCCCGGCCAGGTCGCCTCCGCGGTCGCCGCGCTGCAAGAGCGGGCCGGCTCGTACACCTTCGTGTCGTCGGGCAATGTCTACGCGGAGACGGCGACGCCGGGCGGGCTCGAATCGGCCGAACTGGTCGGCGCCCTTGCCGCCGATGTGATGGAGGACATGGAGAGCTACGGCGAAGCCAAGGTTGCGTGCGAGCAGCGCGTGCTCGAGGGTTTCGGCACCGAACGCTCCCTGATCCTGCGCTCCGGGCTGATCGGCGGCCCGGGCGACATCTCCGACCGGTCCGGCTACTGGCCGGCCCGGTTCGCGCAACCTGCCACCGCCGATGGGAGCGTCCTGGTGCCCGATGTGCCCGGCCTGCTCACCCAGTTGCTCGATGTGCGGGACCTCGCCGAGTGGATCGTGGATGCGGCCGAGGACGGCACGCGCGGGGTGTACAACGTGGCGGGGGAGACCGTGTCGCTCGTCGAGTACCTCGCCGTGGCCCGGTTCGTCGCCGGCCACACCGCACGCGTCGTGGGCGTCGACCCGCACTGGCTGCTGGAACACGAGGTCGAGCCCTGGTCGGGGCCCCGGTCACTGCCGTTGTGGTTGCCGCTGCCCGAGTACGCCGGCTTCAGCGCCCGCGACACCTCCGCGGCGCGGAACGCCGGACTGGTCACCCGCCCCCTGGCCGACACCCTCGCCGACACCCTGCGTTGGGAACGACAGCGAGTGATCAACGGCCCCCGCCGGGCCGGCCTCTCCGACGCCGACGAGGTGGCGCTGTTGGCCGCCCTGGCGGCCTGA
- a CDS encoding MFS transporter, whose amino-acid sequence MTFTDAPARGRGARSSLVALLSAHAISQTGNVVTAFAVPFYVLGRGGSGVEVGLAAFFATAPVVLGGVLGGVVVDRVGHRRAAIAADVASGVTVLAIPVLALTVGLPFWALLALVFAAGLLDTPGQTARRVMLPGLSMRAGARLEQSVGLLDGSERFAKLIGASVAGLLVAVLGPVAALFVNAATFLVSAVLTWKGVAPIRDVLLPGSDAAGTDAAGSGPGGVPRRTSYWADLAEGFRFVVADPLMRLVVGLVLATNLLDAARGSTLLPLYANDRLGGAAALGLLVAVMGGCALIGNIAFGFVAHRVPRRVTFALCFALAGGPSSAAFAFGAPLPVLVALTALSGLAAGAINPILGTVELERIPEQLRGRVFGLINAGAWAGVPFGALLGGIAGDTIGLPLAFGIVAVLYTMITLSPLTGGTWRQMERGAAAVDRVPAALC is encoded by the coding sequence GTGACCTTCACAGACGCCCCGGCCCGAGGCCGTGGCGCGAGGAGCTCGCTTGTCGCGCTGCTGTCCGCGCACGCGATCTCCCAGACCGGCAACGTCGTCACCGCGTTCGCCGTGCCGTTCTATGTGCTGGGCCGGGGCGGATCGGGCGTGGAGGTGGGCCTCGCGGCCTTCTTCGCCACCGCCCCTGTCGTCCTCGGCGGGGTCCTCGGCGGGGTCGTCGTCGACAGGGTCGGTCACCGCAGGGCCGCGATCGCCGCGGACGTGGCCAGCGGCGTCACCGTGCTGGCCATCCCGGTGCTGGCCCTCACCGTTGGCCTGCCGTTCTGGGCGCTGCTGGCCCTCGTGTTCGCCGCCGGGCTGCTCGACACCCCTGGACAGACCGCCAGGCGGGTGATGCTGCCCGGCCTGTCGATGCGGGCGGGCGCACGGTTGGAGCAGAGCGTGGGGCTGCTGGACGGGTCTGAGCGATTCGCGAAGCTCATCGGGGCATCCGTCGCCGGGCTCCTCGTGGCGGTGCTGGGCCCGGTCGCCGCCCTCTTCGTGAACGCCGCGACCTTCCTGGTCTCGGCCGTGCTGACCTGGAAGGGTGTGGCCCCGATCCGGGACGTGCTCCTGCCCGGCTCCGACGCTGCCGGTACCGACGCCGCCGGCTCCGGCCCTGGCGGCGTCCCGCGGCGCACGTCGTACTGGGCTGACCTGGCCGAGGGCTTCCGGTTCGTGGTCGCCGACCCGCTCATGCGACTGGTCGTGGGCCTGGTGTTGGCCACCAACCTTCTGGACGCGGCTCGCGGGTCGACCCTACTGCCCCTGTACGCGAACGACCGGCTCGGCGGCGCGGCCGCGTTGGGGCTGCTGGTGGCCGTGATGGGCGGATGCGCGCTGATCGGCAACATCGCCTTCGGCTTCGTCGCGCACCGGGTGCCCCGCCGGGTGACCTTCGCACTCTGCTTCGCGCTGGCCGGCGGCCCCTCGAGCGCCGCATTCGCGTTCGGCGCACCGTTACCGGTGCTGGTGGCCCTGACGGCCCTCTCCGGGTTGGCCGCCGGCGCCATCAACCCGATCCTCGGCACCGTGGAGCTCGAACGGATTCCGGAGCAGCTCCGCGGCCGGGTGTTCGGCCTGATCAACGCCGGCGCCTGGGCCGGTGTGCCGTTCGGCGCCCTGCTCGGCGGCATAGCCGGGGACACCATCGGCCTCCCGCTGGCCTTCGGCATCGTCGCCGTGCTCTACACGATGATCACCCTGAGCCCGCTCACGGGCGGGACCTGGCGGCAGATGGAACGTGGGGCCGCCGCGGTCGACCGGGTACCGGCGGCGCTGTGCTGA